In Marinobacter salinisoli, the DNA window AAAGCCCCCGGCCCGACCTCGAACAGCGGCTGCACCTTGCAAAAGTACTGCGCCATAATGCCCAGCCGGCCATAGTTGTTATCCCCGGGCATGGCCGCCAGCCGCTGCACCACTTCTTTCTGCAGCATGAAGTGCATGTCTTTCACCACCCCGGCCTGCTCCAACAGATGGAAAATCAGCGGCGTGGAAATGTTGTAGGGCAGATTGCCGACGATGCGCAGCGGCTTGCCGTCCTGCACCAGCTGGCTGAAGTCGAATTTCAGGGCGTCCGACTCGTGGATACGAAATTCCGGATAGTTGAAGAACTTGGTGCGCAGTACCGGAATCAGATCGCGGTCCAGTTCCACCACCTGCAGGGTCGGATTGACCGCGAGGATCTCTTCGGTCAGTGCGCCCAGCCCCGGGCCGATTTCCACAATGGCATCGTCCGGCTTGGGGTTGATGGAACGGACAATGCGTTCGATAACACCCGGGTCGTGCAGGAAGTTCTGGCCAAAGCGTTTTCTGGCCTGGTGACCGCCTTTATTACTCACGAGTTTGGTCCTCGGTTCACGGTTTTTCGGCACCGGGCCATCTGGGCGCCGACGCGGATTGCAGTATGCAGACTGCCGGCATCGGCGTTGCCGGTGCCGGCCAGGTCCAGAGCGGTGCCATGGTCGACCGAGGTACGGACAATCGGCAGCCCCAACGTGACGTTCACCGCCCGGCCAAAACCCTGGTATTTCAGTACCGGCAGCCCCTGATCGTGATACATCGCCAGCACCGCATCAGCCTGATCCAGCCAGTGTGGTGTGAACAGGGTGTCGGCAGGTAGCGGACCGATCAGGTTCAGGCCCTCGGTGCGCAAGTGCTCCAGGGTGGGCTCGATGGTGTCCAGCTCTTCGCGACCAAGGTGCCCGCCCTCCCCGGCGTGCGGGTTCAGGCCGGCAACCAGAATGCGTGGCTGCTCGATGGCGAAGAAGGCCTTCAGGTCGGTATCGAGGATTCGGGCCACCTGGCTCAGCCGTTCAGGGGTAATCGCCGCCGACACGTCCTTCAGGGGCAAATGGGTCGTCACCAGCGCCACTCTCAGGTCATCGGTCGCCAGCATCATTACTACCCGCTCCACCCCGCACAGATCCTGCAGGAATTCTGTATGACCGCTGAATTCAATGCCCGCCTCGTTGATCACGCCCTTGTGAACCGGTGCAGTAACCATACCGTCAAACGCCCCGTTCAGGCAGCCGTTGGCCGCGGTTTCCAGCGTTCGCAAAACATAGGCGCTGTTGGCCGGGTCCAGCCTGCCGGCATCCACCGAGGCGCAACCGGGCACATCGAGCACCGACAAAGCACCGGCCGAGAATGTCGGCTCCTGGCCCGGCGCCCAGTCATGCAGCGCCACCGGCAACCCGAGCAACCGCGCCCGGGCCTCCAACAACTGTTTGCTGGCGACGACCACCAGCCCGGCCTCACGAGGCCGGACTGCCAGTTGCAGACAGAGTTCCGGCCCGATGCCTCCGGGCTCGCCCGCGGTCAGGGCCAGAATGACGGGATCAGTCATGATTCGGTATTGGCTTCCTCGGCGATGTCGGTGTCTGCGTACTCACCCTTGAATTCGATAAAGGCCTCGTCCTGGATTTCCCGCAGCCAGTTCTGCAGCTCCGCCTCGAACTTACGACGGTAGATAGCCTGACGGGCTTCGGATTGACGCATTTCACCACTGATATCTTTCTGACGACGTTCCTGCACCTGCAGGATGTGCCAGCCAAACTGTGACCGGAACGGCCCCTTCAGCTCACCAATGCCGGCCTCCAGCATGGCCTGCTCAAACTCGGGCACCATTTGACCCTGACTGACCCAGCCCAGGTTGCCACCATCGGACCCCGATACCGGGTCATCGGAAAATTTCTTGGCCAGTTCGGCAAAATCGGCGCCGTTCTCAAGCCTGCGGTAAAGGTCCCGAATCTTCGCTTCGGCCTGGGCGTCGGTAACCGCCTCGGACGGGCGAATCAGAATGTGACGGGTCTTGTGCTGCTGCACCAGCTGCTGCTTGTCGCCGCCGCGCTGATCCATCACCATCACCAGATAGAAACCGGTGTTGTTTTCCAGCACCCGGGAAGGCACGCCTACCGCCAGCTCCGGCACCACCGGTGCAATCAGAGACGGCAACTGACTTTCCGTCCGCCACCCCATGTCGCCGCCCTCAAGGGCATTGCTGGCATCGGATTCCGCCACTGCCACCTCGCGGAAATCACGGCCCTCGAGCATCTGCTGGCGTAATCCTTCGGCTTTTTCCCGCGCCGCGGCAACGGACTGCTCGCTACCCTGGTCTTCCACCTCAATGAGAATATAAGCCAGGCGATATTCGGCGCTGTTCTCACCCCGGCTTTCCAAAGCGCTCAGGTAGTTTTCGACTTCACGCTCGGTCACCCTCACCCGGTTGCCAACCCGGCGCTGCTGCACCCGGCTGATCAACATTTCGGTACGGATCTGATCCCGGGCCTGGCGGAAGCTGACACCCTCCACGGCCAGCTGCTGCTCGAACTGGGCCATGGTCATGCCGTTGCGGCGCATGATATTGGCCATGGTTTCATTCAGCTCGTTATCGCTGATCCGCATGCCCATTCTTTCCGCCATCTGTAGCTGGATAGACTCGGTTATCAGCTGTTCCAGAACCCGGGTTTCCAGCGCATCTCTCGGCGGAAGCCCGGTACCCTGCGCCTGAAGACGGTTAGCAATGGTGGCGACCCGGTTTTCCAGCTCGGTCTGGAGGATGACGTCGTCATCCACAATCGCAACGACCTGATCCAGCAGCTTGCGTTCCGCCTGCGCCGAGACGCTCAGAGCCGTCACCGCAATCAGCAACAATGTTTGAACAACCTGGCGAACAGTCGCCTTCATAAACACCTCTTGTACACAGTGAACTACGGGCGGAATACCCGGTTTAGTCAAGACGGGAATCAGGGAGTTCCAAACCGGCGACGTTCCCGTTCATCGAACCCGTAAAGGGCTTCGGCAATTCTGCTGGATGCGCCGCCGGTGCCCCCGAGTCCCTTGAGCTGAATCTGGAACAGCAAACGGGTATCCAGCTCGCGATCGTCGGTCAGGTAATTCTGGTGAATCACCTGGAAACTCCAGCAACAATTGTTGTATTCAAGGCCGGCCAGCGACCCGACAGTGCGGTCCAGCTTGGAGTCATACACCCAGCGGCCGATCAGACTAACACGATCAGTGACCGGCACAACTGCCGCCACATCAGACTGTTCGATATCGCTCTTGCGGTAGGTATGGCCCACACTGGCCAGGTAACGGTAGTCGTCAGAGTAGTAGACGAGCTGGCTGCGCCCTTCCTCGGTTTCCCCGGTTTCGGCGTCCCAGAGCCCGGAAGATCGGATTTCCAGATTATCAACCGGATACAGCGCAGCCTCGCCCGCCAGTGGTGATCGGCTCCGGGTGGCGTCGCCCTGGCCAAACAGCGTCACTTCGCGATCGGAAAAATACTGCACCTGGCCAACGCTGAACCGGGCCCGTTCCGCACCGGTCATCAGGTCGTTAAAGCGGCTGGTCACCGCCACCGTTAACTGATTGGCGTCACCGACCCGGTCGCCTCCGGTGAAGCGGTCCGGCTGGAACAACTGATCGAAGCGAAAGGTCTGCAGGTCGGTATCGAAGTCCGGGATGTCGTTCTGGTCGGCATCGGCATCCGACCAGGCGTAATACAGCCGCGGCTCAAAGGATTGATTGTAGGGCACGTCAAACAGCGTGGAGCGGCGGTCGAAGTAGAGCCCGCTATCCCACTCGGCGATGGGCACGGTCCGATCAAAGCTGCCGTCACCCAGGGTGTAATCATCCAGGTCGTAACGGGTGTAATCCAGGCTCACCGAAGGTCGGGCGAAGCCCCAGATGGCGCGCATGGGCACCGCCAGTTCGGGCACCGCCCGCACCCGCTGGCCATTGGCCCGGTCCAGTCCCGTCAGGTTGTCGTTGTCCCGTTCAAACCAGGTGTACTGGCTCTCCAGTCCGGCTTCCAGCCAGCCGATATCCCGCACCGTGCCGTACAACACGTCTGGCAGCTGGGCGTAGGGCTTGTCGACGTCCGCAATGCGCTCGCTGATGGTCTGGTAATCACTGAGGTAGGCATCGAAATACTGCACCCGATCCCGGTAGCGGAAGCCACCGCGACGCTCCAGGTGGGTGGCCTGATTGATGTCGAGACTGCGGTTCAGATCGCTCAGGTAATCCTCATCACTGACCACGGAATAGTCGCCGTAACCCGTCCACCCACTGCGGAACCGGGCCAGCGTAGAGGCATCCAGTGCCCACCGCTCGCCGCTTGCTCCGGGATTTTCCTGCTTGTAGAAGGAATCGTTACCGATGTAACCCAGCTGCAGGTTGGTCTGGCCCAGCGAGGTGAGATACCGACCTTCCGCCTCGGTAAACAGCCCGCGGCCATGAATGTACTGGGGCGTCAGGGTGGCGTCATAGTGAGGAGCCAGGTTGAGGTAGTACGGCAGTGCAATAAAGCCGCCGCTATCCGCACTGGAGGAACCGAACTGGGGGTAAAGGAAGCCCGTCTTGCGGCGGTCATCAATGGGAAAGCTGGCCCACGGCCAATAGAACACCGGCACATCCAGTACCTCCAGGCGCAGATGCCTGGCGGTTCCGAAGCCCTCGGCACGATCCAGCTCGATGTCCGAGGCAACAATGGCCCAGTCATTCTGGCCCGGGCCACAGGTGGTCAGCATGCCGTCGGTAATCAGGACCTGATTATTGCTCAGCCGGGTAAGGCTGCCGGCGCTGCCCCGCATTTCCTGCTCGTGCAAAAGAAAGGTCGCGGCATTCAGGTCAAACTGCCCGGAATCCACGTTGTACCGGGCGGTGTCGCCAGTCATCAGGAAGCCGTCACCCCGGCTAATCAGCCCACCATCCACCGAGACCGTGCCTTCGGTCTGGCTGTAGCGCGCCTGCGAACCCTGCACCTCGAAACTGCCCTGGCGCACCCGGACATCACCCTCCAGGTACAGCGTCTGGTCAATTTCATAACGGGCATTCAGACCACTGGCTTTGAGCGGCTGCTCACTGTTGTCAGTATCCCCCTGAACGGCACCGGTCGCCGCGCCCGAAGGCAGATAGCCACCATCGCAGAACACCGGCAAGGTGGCCTGTACCGACTCCGGCAGTTCCGCCCGTGGCCGCCAATCGATTTCCGCAGCGCTACGCGAGGGTTCCTGCTGTGCCTGAACAGTCGATACGCCGCCCAGCGCAGCCAGCACAAGACTGCCCCACCGGGACGCTGATGTCAGCAGACGGCTTTGTAGGATTGGCACAGTAACGGGTCCCTGTTGCAGAAAAGAAGTGGGCCGGGTAAGAAATTCAGGCGCCTAGTTTACACGGGCCCTGAGGGCTTGTTAACGGAAACCCCGCCGGTGACGGCGAATCGACAAAACAGCAACCCAGGACAGCCGGCACAGGCCTGCGCGCTCCCGGCCCGTCCCGCGCGGTCATGCCACCGGAAGCGACTAGTCAGCGTCCGATGGGTCTGCTAACTTTCGCTGACATTCATTCGCCAACATTTCAGGATAGCAGTCCCTATCATGGATTCCCGTCTGCAGTTGCTGACCGACTGGGTCAGACAGTTCCCCGGCCTAGAACAGGCGGTTGCTGAACCGGTCTCCGGTGACGCCAGTTTTCGACGCTATTTCCGGGTTCGGAAACTCGGGGACAATGGCCAGTCCACGCCGTTGATCGTCATGGACGCTCCGCCGGAACACGAAGACTGCGCACCCTTTGTGGCCCTGGCCCACCACTGGCACCAGCATGGCGTTGGCGTGCCGGATATCTTGCAGGAAGACTTGGACCAGGGGTTCCTGCTGCTGGAAGACCTCGGCGACGACCTGATGCTGGGCCAGCTGACACCCGACACAGCAGACAACCTGTATCGCGGCGCGCTGACCGAACTGGTGGACATCCAGCAACTGACGGCGCCCGCGCAGTACCCGCTGCCCGCCTACGACAGCGCTCTGCTGGACCGGGAGATGGCCCTGTTCCCGGACTGGCTGCTGGAGCAGTACCTCGGCCTGAGCCTGGGCAACAGCGAGCGGGCACTGCTTGAGACCACCTTTGCCTTCCTGCGCGAGAGCGCGCTGGCGCAACCAGAGGTTACTGTCCACAGGGACTACCACTCCCGCAACCTGCTGGTTCGCCCCGGCACCAACCGGCCCGGCGTGATCGACTTTCAGGATGCCGTAACCGGCCCGATCACCTACGACGCGGTTTCCCTGCTCAAGGACTGCTATGTCCAGTGGCCGGAAGAGAACATTTGCGACTGGCTGGCGTTCTTCCGCACGCAGAGCGCCGAAGCCGGGCTGCACCGGGCCGACCAGGAAACGTTCCGGCAGTGGTTTGAGCTGATGGGCATGCAGCGCCACCTCAAGGCGGCCGGCATCTTTGCCCGCCTGTGCATTCGCGATGGCAAACAGGGTTACCTGGCGGACATCCCGCGTACCGTGGGCTACCTGAAAACGGCCAGCGCCCGCCAGCCAGCCCTTCGGCACTTCCACGACTGGCTGACCGAGGTTGTCATTCCCGCTATTGAACAGCGCATCGCCCCAGTGCCGGAACAACCATGAGAGCCATAGTGCTGGCGGCCGGCAAAGGCGAACGGATGCGGCCGCTGACCCTGACCACCCCGAAACCGTTGCTCCGGGCCGGGGGCAAGCCACTCATCGTGCACCATCTGGAGCACCTGCACCGGGCCGGGTTCCGGGACGTGGTGATCAACCATGCCTGGCTGGGCGAGAAGATTGAACAGGCCCTGGGCAACGGACAGCAGTTTGGGCTGCGTCTGCATTATTCGCGCGAGGGCGAACCTCTGGAAACCGCCGGCGGCATTGCCCGCGCCCTGCCCATGCTGTTGGATGAAGGCGATGACTGGTTCCTGGTGGTGAACGGCGACGTCTGGAGTGACTTCGAGTTTTCCCGTTTAACCCCGCCGTCACGGGGCGATGCCCTGCTGGTCATGACCGACAATCCCGCCCACCACCCGGAGGGCGACTTTCATCTAGACAACAGTGGTTTACTGGATGAAGATAAGTCGCCGAAGCTGACATATACTGGTATCAGCCTGCTGCATCGCCGCCTGTTCGAGGGCCTGGACGAACACTCCGGGAAACTCGGGCCGGTTCTGCGACGGGCGATGCGCAACACACAGGTACACGGGCTGTACCACCCCGGCCAATGGGTCGACGTGGGCACACCGGAACGACTCAGGGAACTGGACGAACAACTCCAGAACAGGGAGCTTTAATACGATGGAGGAAAGCCCGCAGCAGCCGGTCCTGCCGCGTCGCACGGAGGCGGAGTTCACCAGCCTGTTGCGGGAGTTGTCCGCCTGTGGCCACCAGACCACAACCTTGCTGGAACGGGTGCAGCTACCTTCCTGGAGCCGCCAGCCGCTGTTCGTTTACCTCGGCTACATTGCCAAGTCCGAAGGCCGGGTTACCGAAGCCGACATCAGCTACGCTGAGGGCGTGATCAAGGCCCTGCGCCTGTCCCGCCGGCAACGCCGGAAGGCGATCACCTGGTTCCAGGACGGTAAGTCCGCGGAGAGCCTGCCACCCAGAACCGGCTTTGCCCTGCGTCTGACCCGGCGCCTGTGGCCGGGACCGGCGCTGACTGTCGCACTGTGTCTGTGCCACGCCTCGCAACTGAACGGTCGCCCGTCCCGCCCGCGACGCTACCGCTGTGAAGACGCGATCGACCAGATTGGTCTGCCCGTAACCGTCAGCGATGACATTTTCGACAGCTACGCGCGCAAGGTCTGGATCCGTTACGCCGAGAACCTTGCGCCCCCGGCCAGCTATGACCAGGCCTGCAAGCTTCTCGGGGTTACCCGGCGAGACTCCCTGCCCATCATCAAGCGCGCCTACAAACGCAAGGTGTCCGGCTGTCATCCGGATAAACTGTCGCAGCAAGGGCTGACCCTGGAAGAAGCCGAGCGAGCCAAAGAGCGCCTGCTTCGTTATCAGCAGGCCTGGGAGCTGGTCAAGCGGCGACACCGGATTGCCCGATAAGCGGACTGTGGACGTACATAACGTAGCGATTCAGGCCATCAGGGCCGAACTGGTTTTGCCCCAGGGCACTGAGAAACGCCCGGCAAGCTGTTAAACTAGAGCGCACTTTTCCGTGGCAGGAAAACCGGCCACGGATCCGAAACGGATTCGCGCACACAGTTACCGAGAGAGCCTTCATGAACCCATATCTCATTGCACCATCGATCCTGTCTGCCGACTTTGCCCGGCTCGGAGAAGAGGTTGATCACGTTCTCGCAGCCGGCGCGGATATCGTGCATTTCGACGTCATGGACAACCACTATGTGCCCAACCTCACCATCGGGCCCATGGTGTGCGAAGCCTTGCGCAAACACGGCGTCACCGCCCCCATCGACGTTCACCTGATGGTGTCTCCGGTCGACGACCTGATTCGCATGTTCATCGATGCCGGCGCCAGCTACATCACCTTTCATCCGGAAGCCAGCAACCACATTGACCGCTCCTTGCAGCTGATCCGTGACGGTGGCTGCAAGGCCGGCCTGGTGTTCAACCCGGCCACGCCGCTGCACCACATGGACCATGTCATGGACAAGCTCGACATGGTGCTGCTGATGTCGGTCAACCCGGGTTTTGGCGGCCAGAAGTTCATTCCGGGCACCCTGGACAAGCTGCGGGAAGCCCGGCGGCGCATTGACGAGAGCAACTACAACATCCGCCTCGAAATAGACGGCGGCGTGAAGACCGACAACATCCGTGAAATCGCCGAAGCCGGCGCGGACACCTTTGTGGCCGGTTCCGCCATCTTCAACACCGACGACTACAAAGCCACCATCGACGCCATGCGCCAAGAGCTGGAGCAGGCCCGCGGGAGCCTGGCCTGATGAGCCTGTCTGGCCTTTTTAATGCCAGATGGCCCGGCGTCGCCCTGTTTGATCTGGATGGCACCCTCGTTGACAGCGCCCCGGACCTGACCGCCGCGGTAGATCAGATGCTGGCACACCTGGGTCGGTCGCCCGCCGGCATCGACCGGGTGCGCCAATGGGTGGGTCACGGTTCTCCCATTCTGGTTCGACGGGCTCTGGCCGGAAACATCGACTGGGAGCCGCCCCGCTCCAAAGACGACGCCCTGTTCAACGATGCGCTGAACATTTTTTACCACTGCTACGGACAGATAAACGGCCAGCACGCCAAGGTCTACGAGGGCGTAGAGTCCTGCCTTTACCGGCTCAAAGAGCATGGTTGCCGGCTGGC includes these proteins:
- the rsmA gene encoding 16S rRNA (adenine(1518)-N(6)/adenine(1519)-N(6))-dimethyltransferase RsmA: MSNKGGHQARKRFGQNFLHDPGVIERIVRSINPKPDDAIVEIGPGLGALTEEILAVNPTLQVVELDRDLIPVLRTKFFNYPEFRIHESDALKFDFSQLVQDGKPLRIVGNLPYNISTPLIFHLLEQAGVVKDMHFMLQKEVVQRLAAMPGDNNYGRLGIMAQYFCKVQPLFEVGPGAFRPAPKVDSAIVRLVPHQQLPHPAKELGLLQSVVRTAFNARRKTLRKALGGLVTAEQLQALGINDGLRPENLTLADYVTIADFLADQKSAHDDVQDVSND
- the pdxA gene encoding 4-hydroxythreonine-4-phosphate dehydrogenase PdxA, whose product is MTDPVILALTAGEPGGIGPELCLQLAVRPREAGLVVVASKQLLEARARLLGLPVALHDWAPGQEPTFSAGALSVLDVPGCASVDAGRLDPANSAYVLRTLETAANGCLNGAFDGMVTAPVHKGVINEAGIEFSGHTEFLQDLCGVERVVMMLATDDLRVALVTTHLPLKDVSAAITPERLSQVARILDTDLKAFFAIEQPRILVAGLNPHAGEGGHLGREELDTIEPTLEHLRTEGLNLIGPLPADTLFTPHWLDQADAVLAMYHDQGLPVLKYQGFGRAVNVTLGLPIVRTSVDHGTALDLAGTGNADAGSLHTAIRVGAQMARCRKTVNRGPNS
- a CDS encoding peptidylprolyl isomerase, translating into MKATVRQVVQTLLLIAVTALSVSAQAERKLLDQVVAIVDDDVILQTELENRVATIANRLQAQGTGLPPRDALETRVLEQLITESIQLQMAERMGMRISDNELNETMANIMRRNGMTMAQFEQQLAVEGVSFRQARDQIRTEMLISRVQQRRVGNRVRVTEREVENYLSALESRGENSAEYRLAYILIEVEDQGSEQSVAAAREKAEGLRQQMLEGRDFREVAVAESDASNALEGGDMGWRTESQLPSLIAPVVPELAVGVPSRVLENNTGFYLVMVMDQRGGDKQQLVQQHKTRHILIRPSEAVTDAQAEAKIRDLYRRLENGADFAELAKKFSDDPVSGSDGGNLGWVSQGQMVPEFEQAMLEAGIGELKGPFRSQFGWHILQVQERRQKDISGEMRQSEARQAIYRRKFEAELQNWLREIQDEAFIEFKGEYADTDIAEEANTES
- a CDS encoding LPS-assembly protein LptD is translated as MPILQSRLLTSASRWGSLVLAALGGVSTVQAQQEPSRSAAEIDWRPRAELPESVQATLPVFCDGGYLPSGAATGAVQGDTDNSEQPLKASGLNARYEIDQTLYLEGDVRVRQGSFEVQGSQARYSQTEGTVSVDGGLISRGDGFLMTGDTARYNVDSGQFDLNAATFLLHEQEMRGSAGSLTRLSNNQVLITDGMLTTCGPGQNDWAIVASDIELDRAEGFGTARHLRLEVLDVPVFYWPWASFPIDDRRKTGFLYPQFGSSSADSGGFIALPYYLNLAPHYDATLTPQYIHGRGLFTEAEGRYLTSLGQTNLQLGYIGNDSFYKQENPGASGERWALDASTLARFRSGWTGYGDYSVVSDEDYLSDLNRSLDINQATHLERRGGFRYRDRVQYFDAYLSDYQTISERIADVDKPYAQLPDVLYGTVRDIGWLEAGLESQYTWFERDNDNLTGLDRANGQRVRAVPELAVPMRAIWGFARPSVSLDYTRYDLDDYTLGDGSFDRTVPIAEWDSGLYFDRRSTLFDVPYNQSFEPRLYYAWSDADADQNDIPDFDTDLQTFRFDQLFQPDRFTGGDRVGDANQLTVAVTSRFNDLMTGAERARFSVGQVQYFSDREVTLFGQGDATRSRSPLAGEAALYPVDNLEIRSSGLWDAETGETEEGRSQLVYYSDDYRYLASVGHTYRKSDIEQSDVAAVVPVTDRVSLIGRWVYDSKLDRTVGSLAGLEYNNCCWSFQVIHQNYLTDDRELDTRLLFQIQLKGLGGTGGASSRIAEALYGFDERERRRFGTP
- a CDS encoding aminoglycoside phosphotransferase family protein; translated protein: MDSRLQLLTDWVRQFPGLEQAVAEPVSGDASFRRYFRVRKLGDNGQSTPLIVMDAPPEHEDCAPFVALAHHWHQHGVGVPDILQEDLDQGFLLLEDLGDDLMLGQLTPDTADNLYRGALTELVDIQQLTAPAQYPLPAYDSALLDREMALFPDWLLEQYLGLSLGNSERALLETTFAFLRESALAQPEVTVHRDYHSRNLLVRPGTNRPGVIDFQDAVTGPITYDAVSLLKDCYVQWPEENICDWLAFFRTQSAEAGLHRADQETFRQWFELMGMQRHLKAAGIFARLCIRDGKQGYLADIPRTVGYLKTASARQPALRHFHDWLTEVVIPAIEQRIAPVPEQP
- the murU gene encoding N-acetylmuramate alpha-1-phosphate uridylyltransferase MurU; the encoded protein is MRAIVLAAGKGERMRPLTLTTPKPLLRAGGKPLIVHHLEHLHRAGFRDVVINHAWLGEKIEQALGNGQQFGLRLHYSREGEPLETAGGIARALPMLLDEGDDWFLVVNGDVWSDFEFSRLTPPSRGDALLVMTDNPAHHPEGDFHLDNSGLLDEDKSPKLTYTGISLLHRRLFEGLDEHSGKLGPVLRRAMRNTQVHGLYHPGQWVDVGTPERLRELDEQLQNREL
- a CDS encoding co-chaperone DjlA — encoded protein: MEESPQQPVLPRRTEAEFTSLLRELSACGHQTTTLLERVQLPSWSRQPLFVYLGYIAKSEGRVTEADISYAEGVIKALRLSRRQRRKAITWFQDGKSAESLPPRTGFALRLTRRLWPGPALTVALCLCHASQLNGRPSRPRRYRCEDAIDQIGLPVTVSDDIFDSYARKVWIRYAENLAPPASYDQACKLLGVTRRDSLPIIKRAYKRKVSGCHPDKLSQQGLTLEEAERAKERLLRYQQAWELVKRRHRIAR
- the rpe gene encoding ribulose-phosphate 3-epimerase; amino-acid sequence: MNPYLIAPSILSADFARLGEEVDHVLAAGADIVHFDVMDNHYVPNLTIGPMVCEALRKHGVTAPIDVHLMVSPVDDLIRMFIDAGASYITFHPEASNHIDRSLQLIRDGGCKAGLVFNPATPLHHMDHVMDKLDMVLLMSVNPGFGGQKFIPGTLDKLREARRRIDESNYNIRLEIDGGVKTDNIREIAEAGADTFVAGSAIFNTDDYKATIDAMRQELEQARGSLA
- a CDS encoding phosphoglycolate phosphatase; protein product: MSLSGLFNARWPGVALFDLDGTLVDSAPDLTAAVDQMLAHLGRSPAGIDRVRQWVGHGSPILVRRALAGNIDWEPPRSKDDALFNDALNIFYHCYGQINGQHAKVYEGVESCLYRLKEHGCRLAVVTNKPEQFIAPLLKRLHLDHHFDIQIGGDTLPQKKPHPSPLIHAMEELGGTRGTTVMVGDSDADVSAAQAAGIPCVAVRYGYNFGKPIDALGADAVVDSLAELL